Proteins from a genomic interval of Nautilia sp. PV-1:
- the mrdA gene encoding penicillin-binding protein 2 translates to MRTKIVLSVIFAFYMLLIYRVYDLSIKSNEKYNKLSLQNREKEILIPPVRGVIYDKNGKPIAYNELRFDIALKPHLKDKELHDAINELEKTLNDINATKLLEIYKKENSPYNHKPIVLVKYVSEDKIYKVQPFLSLDDNIIITPSYLRKYPYKDVLSNVLGYVSKATVKDLQRNKTIELTQISGKRGIEKYYDNILQGTPGEKTVIVNAKNEILKEIAYKKPVSHSLKLSIDTQLQSMIYNMLKKQNKKGAVVVMRTNGEILALVTYPSYDNNLFVKGIDYKTWHKLLHDIYHPLLNKPVSGLYPPGSTVKPAEGLIAAASGKWNPWKKIDCPGYIEIGNRKFRDWKPSGHGMTDLVKAIKRSVDTYYYQLGLKIGINYLASHLKKMGFGHKTGIDLPNEKAGIVPDKEWKIRKYHQPWFIGETLNAVIGQGYFLATPLQVAVDTALIASGKLPKPFVVEYIDNNKTKPVLKDVLTKREKRYLGLVRRGMWAVCNAPGGTATRHITTKVTIAGKTGTAQVYSIPQEVKKRKREDELAYFHRSHAWLTTFGPYRHPQVVVTVLIEHGGHGGSAAGGIVSKIYDFLVNKGFIKIK, encoded by the coding sequence ATGCGAACTAAAATCGTATTAAGTGTAATTTTTGCATTTTATATGCTTTTGATATACAGGGTATACGACCTTAGTATCAAATCAAATGAAAAATACAATAAACTTTCTTTGCAAAACAGGGAAAAAGAGATTTTAATACCTCCCGTTAGAGGTGTTATATACGATAAAAACGGCAAACCTATCGCTTATAACGAGCTGAGGTTTGACATTGCTTTAAAGCCCCATTTGAAAGATAAAGAACTTCATGATGCAATTAACGAGCTTGAAAAAACGCTAAATGACATAAATGCAACAAAGCTTCTTGAAATTTACAAAAAAGAAAATTCTCCGTATAATCATAAGCCTATAGTATTGGTAAAATATGTCAGTGAAGATAAAATTTACAAAGTGCAGCCGTTTTTGAGTCTGGACGATAATATTATTATTACACCTAGCTATTTAAGAAAATATCCGTATAAAGACGTGCTTTCCAATGTTTTAGGATATGTGTCAAAAGCCACTGTTAAAGACCTTCAAAGAAATAAAACGATTGAGCTCACACAAATTTCGGGTAAAAGAGGGATTGAAAAATATTATGACAATATTCTGCAGGGAACTCCTGGCGAAAAGACGGTGATAGTAAATGCAAAAAACGAAATATTAAAAGAAATTGCTTATAAAAAGCCTGTTTCCCATTCTCTTAAATTAAGCATAGACACCCAGCTGCAGTCCATGATTTATAATATGCTTAAAAAACAGAATAAAAAAGGCGCGGTGGTAGTGATGAGGACAAACGGGGAGATACTTGCCCTTGTTACTTATCCAAGTTATGACAATAATCTGTTTGTAAAAGGTATTGATTATAAAACATGGCATAAACTTCTGCATGATATATACCATCCTCTTTTAAATAAGCCCGTAAGCGGTCTTTATCCTCCCGGTTCTACCGTTAAGCCTGCCGAAGGTCTGATTGCTGCTGCCAGCGGAAAATGGAATCCTTGGAAAAAAATAGACTGTCCCGGATATATAGAAATCGGAAACAGAAAATTCAGGGACTGGAAACCGAGCGGACACGGTATGACGGATCTTGTAAAGGCTATTAAAAGAAGTGTCGATACATACTATTATCAGCTTGGTCTTAAAATTGGAATAAATTATCTGGCAAGCCATCTTAAAAAGATGGGATTCGGTCATAAAACTGGAATAGATCTGCCTAATGAAAAAGCCGGAATAGTACCGGATAAAGAGTGGAAAATAAGAAAATACCATCAGCCGTGGTTTATAGGTGAAACGTTAAATGCGGTTATCGGACAGGGATATTTTCTGGCTACGCCTTTACAGGTGGCGGTTGATACCGCTTTAATTGCAAGCGGAAAGCTTCCAAAACCTTTTGTTGTAGAGTATATAGACAATAATAAAACAAAACCCGTATTAAAAGATGTGCTTACGAAAAGAGAAAAAAGATATCTCGGACTTGTAAGAAGAGGAATGTGGGCGGTTTGTAACGCACCCGGAGGTACTGCTACTAGACATATTACAACTAAGGTAACCATTGCGGGTAAAACGGGAACGGCACAGGTGTATTCTATACCTCAGGAAGTTAAAAAAAGAAAAAGAGAAGACGAACTTGCCTATTTTCACCGTTCACATGCGTGGCTTACCACATTCGGACCTTACAGACACCCTCAGGTGGTTGTAACTGTTTTAATAGAGCACGGAGGCCACGGCGGCAGCGCAGCTGGAGGTATTGTAAGTAAAATTTACGACTTTTTGGTAAATAAAGGATTTATTAAAATAAAATAA
- a CDS encoding N-acetyltransferase, whose product MNDLVIKKPTLREIIDIQSVLEPYVKEGIILRRDDDEVATNIRSYTLIYDKEKPVAVAALHIFSPFLGEIRSLGVDKDYQGKGIGKLLVGRLLEEAKNIGLKEVLVLTYKKEFFEKIGFIEIEKEAIPDKKIWADCIKCKFFPNCNETALIKYL is encoded by the coding sequence ATGAATGATTTAGTAATTAAAAAACCCACATTAAGAGAAATAATAGATATACAAAGCGTACTTGAACCGTATGTAAAAGAAGGAATTATTTTAAGAAGAGACGATGACGAAGTCGCTACCAATATACGTTCCTATACGTTGATTTACGATAAAGAAAAGCCGGTTGCTGTTGCCGCGCTGCATATTTTTTCTCCTTTTTTAGGGGAAATCAGATCTTTAGGCGTTGATAAGGATTATCAGGGAAAAGGGATAGGGAAGCTGCTGGTAGGCAGGCTTTTAGAAGAAGCAAAAAATATCGGACTGAAAGAAGTGTTGGTTTTGACGTATAAAAAGGAATTTTTTGAAAAAATCGGTTTTATCGAAATTGAAAAAGAAGCTATTCCGGATAAAAAAATATGGGCGGACTGTATAAAATGCAAATTTTTCCCCAACTGCAACGAAACGGCTCTGATAAAATACTTGTAA
- the yihA gene encoding ribosome biogenesis GTP-binding protein YihA/YsxC yields the protein MKVKFITSAPSINEAIDPNFTEVALLGRSNVGKSSFLNAFTNQKIAKTSQTPGKTRLINFFEVEDEGKKYVLVDLPGFGYAKVSKSMLKDWGRNLDEFLKNRFNIKLFIHLRDARHPDLDIDNNVDEYINSFKRKDQQLLTVFTKIDKLKQSELAKLRQKYPDALFVSNMKKRGFDKVKNKINEILWGNISNE from the coding sequence GTGAAAGTAAAATTTATAACATCGGCACCGTCGATTAATGAAGCAATTGATCCGAATTTTACGGAAGTTGCTCTTCTTGGACGAAGTAATGTGGGTAAAAGCAGCTTTTTAAATGCTTTTACCAATCAAAAAATAGCAAAAACATCCCAAACACCGGGAAAAACCAGACTGATTAATTTCTTTGAAGTGGAAGACGAAGGTAAAAAATACGTTTTGGTTGATCTTCCCGGATTCGGATATGCAAAAGTCAGCAAATCCATGCTGAAAGACTGGGGCAGAAATCTTGATGAGTTTTTAAAAAACAGATTTAATATAAAGCTTTTTATACATTTAAGAGACGCCAGACATCCGGATCTGGATATTGACAATAATGTAGATGAATATATAAATTCATTTAAAAGGAAAGATCAGCAGCTTTTGACAGTCTTTACAAAAATAGACAAATTAAAACAGAGCGAACTTGCAAAACTGAGACAGAAATATCCTGACGCGCTGTTTGTTTCGAACATGAAAAAAAGAGGATTTGACAAAGTCAAAAACAAAATTAACGAAATTCTGTGGGGTAATATATCAAATGAATGA
- the lptA gene encoding lipopolysaccharide transport periplasmic protein LptA → MKKLFLLLILVISFVSAEELKVTSKYFHYDMAKKESVFKGDVNATKGKDNIQAEEMIVYFDKNKKPQKFVAIGNVRFVIALDKNSTYKGRSDKLVYQLHNGNIILTGNAKIVKLETNESVKGNRIVLNRFTKNAEVTGGKKPVEIIIKVNE, encoded by the coding sequence ATGAAAAAACTTTTTTTACTGTTGATACTTGTTATAAGTTTTGTAAGTGCTGAGGAGCTGAAAGTAACAAGCAAATATTTCCACTATGATATGGCAAAAAAAGAGAGTGTGTTTAAAGGCGACGTTAATGCCACTAAAGGAAAAGACAATATTCAGGCTGAGGAGATGATAGTTTATTTTGATAAAAATAAAAAACCTCAGAAATTTGTCGCAATCGGAAATGTCAGGTTTGTAATAGCACTTGATAAAAACTCAACATACAAAGGCAGAAGCGATAAACTTGTATATCAGCTTCACAACGGAAATATAATATTAACAGGCAATGCCAAAATAGTTAAACTTGAAACAAACGAAAGCGTAAAAGGGAACAGAATAGTACTTAACAGATTTACTAAAAACGCAGAAGTAACCGGAGGTAAAAAACCGGTAGAAATCATAATAAAGGTTAATGAGTGA
- a CDS encoding HAD family hydrolase, giving the protein MIELIVIDVDGTLTDGKIYYSNSGDEVKAFNIKDGLMIKSWNRLGKKSAIITGRVSNIVDRRAKELDITYVKQGVRNKKEVLDSIVEEMGISYSEVAVIGDDMNDLSMLRLVKKSFAPYDSNPYIYDFVNYPLKKNGGEGAVAEMIEFLLKEEKLYDKFLALW; this is encoded by the coding sequence ATGATAGAGCTTATCGTAATAGACGTTGACGGAACTCTTACAGACGGTAAAATATACTATTCAAACAGCGGAGACGAAGTAAAAGCTTTTAATATAAAAGACGGACTTATGATTAAAAGCTGGAATCGGCTTGGTAAAAAAAGCGCCATTATCACCGGAAGGGTTTCGAATATAGTTGACAGAAGAGCGAAAGAGCTTGATATTACATACGTAAAACAGGGTGTAAGAAATAAAAAAGAAGTTCTGGATTCAATAGTTGAAGAAATGGGTATTTCATATTCGGAAGTAGCCGTTATTGGGGATGATATGAATGATCTCTCAATGCTCAGACTCGTTAAAAAATCATTTGCGCCTTATGATTCTAATCCGTATATTTACGATTTTGTAAATTATCCTCTGAAAAAAAACGGAGGAGAAGGAGCTGTTGCCGAAATGATAGAGTTTTTGTTAAAAGAAGAAAAACTTTACGATAAGTTTTTGGCGTTATGGTAA